In Lotus japonicus ecotype B-129 chromosome 5, LjGifu_v1.2, one genomic interval encodes:
- the LOC130719100 gene encoding NAC domain-containing protein 83-like, with the protein MTYEDNDGVVRFLPGYKFDPIDEILVDFYLKMRVFSQPLPIEIIPDFNVFQTEPWSLPGGDGKIFNERKCFFHNTMGHDDLENLDMRVAESGLWKVMEKGKDVPIPTNNEVIGKRNIVNYWEVQGDCARRTRWIMHEFRLASITNPSKKANWAAYRIFQIKDAKNVKNAKNSKIVYNGESSNNGSVEVFDFSAENGSFSSPPK; encoded by the exons ATGACTTATGAGGATAATGACGGGGTTGTTAGGTTTCTACCTGGATATAAGTTTGATCCCATTGATGAGATTCTTGTGGATTTCTACCTAAAAATGAGGGTCTTTTCTCAACCTCTTCCAATTGAAATCATTCCAGATTTTAATGTGTTTCAGACTGAGCCTTGGAGTCTACCAGGAGGAG ATGGAAAGATTTTCAATGAGCGCAAGTGCTTCTTCCACAATACTATGGGTCATGATGACCTTGAAAACCTTGACATGAGAGTTGCTGAGAGCGGCCTGTGGAAAGTTATGGAAAAGGGGAAAGATGTTCCTATCCCTACAAACAATGAGGTGATTGGGAAGAGGAACATCGTTAACTATTGGGAAGTGCAAGGAGATTGTGCTAGGAGGACAAGATGGATAATGCATGAGTTTCGCCTTGCGTCAATTACTAACCCATCCAAG AAAGCAAATTGGGCTGCGTACCGCATCTTTCAGATTAAGGATGCAAAGAATGTGAAGAATGCAAAGAATAGCAAAATAGTGTATAATGGGGAAAGCAGTAATAATGGAAGTGTTGAAGTCTTTGATTTCAGTGCTGAGAATGGAAGTTTCTCAAGCCCTCCCAAATGA
- the LOC130719099 gene encoding NAC domain-containing protein 83-like, protein MTYVDNDGVVRFLPGYRFDLTDEVLVDFYLKRRVFSQPLPIEIIPDFDVFQTEPCSLPGGDGKIFNERKCFFHNTMSRDDLENLDMRVVGSGLWRVMEKRKDVPIPTNNEVIGKRNTLNYWEVQGDCFRRTRWIMHEFRLVSITNPSKKANWAVYRIFQIKDAKNVKNANNSKILYNGESGDNGSVEDFDFSADSGSFSSPPK, encoded by the exons ATGACTTATGTGGACAATGATGGGGTTGTTAGGTTTCTACCTGGATATAGGTTTGATCTCACTGATGAGGTTCTTGTGGATTTCTACCTGAAAAGGAGGGTCTTTTCTCAACCTCTTCCAATTGAAATTATTCCAGATTTTGATGTGTTTCAGACTGAGCCTTGTAGTCTACCAGGAGGAG ATGGAAAAATTTTTAATGAGCGCAAGTGCTTCTTCCACAATACTATGAGTCGAGATGACCTTGAAAACCTTGACATGAGAGTTGTTGGGAGTGGCCTGTGGAGAGTTATGGAAAAAAGGAAAGACGTTCCTATCCCTACAAACAATGAGGTGATTGGGAAGAGGAACACCCTGAACTATTGGGAAGTGCAAGGAGACTGTTTTAGGAGGACAAGATGGATAATGCATGAGTTTCGCCTTGTGTCAATTACTAACCCATCGAAG AAAGCAAATTGGGCTGTGTACCGCATCTTTCAGATTAAGGATGCAAAGAATGTGAAGAATGCAAATAATAGCAAAATATTGTATAATGGGGAAAGCGGTGATAATGGGAGTGTTGAAGACTTTGATTTCAGTGCTGACAGTGGAAGTTTCTCAAGTCCTCCCAAATGA
- the LOC130719098 gene encoding uncharacterized protein LOC130719098, which produces MGPGIHEEGTRGNAFRAEAKALREGLQTAWNQGTQKLLCETGCKELVDILRDDHRVATHPQVILLQEIRSFMTHAWQLHLSWTPRESNQAADWLAKHSYRGSGMEITTLDAPGPELQVLILQDALGIT; this is translated from the coding sequence ATGGGTCCTGGGATTCATGAAGAAGGAACAAGGGGGAACGCTTTTCGAGCAGAGGCCAAGGCTCTTCGTGAAGGTTTGCAAACTGCTTGGAACCAGGGAACTCAAAAACTTTTATGCGAAACAGGCTGTAAAGAACTTGTAGACATCCTGCGAGATGATCACAGGGTGGCTACCCATCCCCAGGTGATTCTTCTCCAAGAGATTCGCAGCTTCATGACTCATGCTTGGCAACTCCACCTCTCTTGGACTCCACGCGAAAGTAACCAGGCAGCAGACTGGCTAGCCAAACACAGCTATCGAGGGTCAGGCATGGAGATTACCACCTTGGATGCACCTGGACCGGAGCTTCAAGTTCTCATTCTGCAAGATGCACTAGGCATCACTTAG